A stretch of the Bordetella genomosp. 8 genome encodes the following:
- the aceF gene encoding dihydrolipoyllysine-residue acetyltransferase, whose amino-acid sequence MSNTVEIKVPDIGDFKEVEVIEVLVAAGDTIKAEQSLITVESDKASMEIPASEGGVVKSVKVKVGDKVAMGTVVLELEAGGASEAAAAAPAKAEAKAEAKPEAAPQAQAPAQAAAPAQGGGQQVIEVPDIGDFKEVEVIEVMVAVGDTIKAEQSLITVESDKASMEIPSSQGGVVKEIRVKVGDKVSKGTPVVVVEGGEAPAAQAAAPAQAPAAAPAQASAPAAAPSGAASSAPAAGRAAPAAALPEAELKPGQLPHASPSVRKFARELGVDLTRVQGSGQKGRITQDDVRGFVKQALAGGAPAAAGAAAGGNVGGLNVLAWPQVDFSKFGPIEAKPLSRIKKISGANLHRNWVMIPHVTNNDEADITDLEALRVTLNKENEKSGIKVTMLAFLIKAVVAALKKFPEFNASLDGDNLVLKQYYHIGFAADTPNGLVVPVIRDADKKGILDLAKESSDMAKKARDGKLSPAEMQGGCFSISSLGGIGGTHFTPIINAPEVAILGVSRSEFKPVWDGKQFVPRLKLPLSLSYDHRVIDGAAAARFNAYLTALLADFRRIAL is encoded by the coding sequence ATGAGCAATACGGTGGAAATCAAGGTACCTGACATCGGCGACTTCAAGGAAGTCGAAGTCATCGAAGTACTGGTGGCGGCCGGCGACACGATCAAGGCCGAACAGAGCCTGATCACGGTGGAGTCGGACAAGGCTTCCATGGAGATCCCGGCGTCCGAAGGCGGCGTGGTCAAGTCGGTGAAGGTCAAGGTCGGCGACAAGGTGGCAATGGGTACCGTCGTCCTGGAACTGGAAGCGGGCGGTGCGTCCGAAGCCGCCGCGGCCGCGCCGGCCAAGGCCGAGGCGAAGGCGGAAGCCAAACCGGAAGCCGCGCCGCAGGCTCAGGCGCCCGCGCAGGCCGCCGCGCCCGCGCAAGGCGGTGGCCAGCAGGTCATCGAAGTGCCCGATATCGGCGATTTCAAGGAAGTCGAGGTTATCGAAGTGATGGTCGCGGTCGGCGACACCATCAAGGCTGAACAGAGCCTGATCACGGTGGAGTCGGACAAGGCCTCGATGGAAATTCCGTCGTCGCAGGGCGGCGTGGTCAAGGAAATACGCGTCAAGGTCGGCGACAAGGTCTCCAAGGGCACGCCGGTGGTGGTGGTGGAAGGCGGCGAAGCGCCCGCGGCACAGGCCGCCGCTCCGGCCCAGGCTCCGGCCGCCGCGCCGGCGCAGGCGTCCGCGCCCGCCGCCGCGCCTTCCGGCGCCGCGTCGTCGGCGCCTGCCGCCGGCCGTGCCGCTCCGGCGGCGGCGCTGCCCGAAGCCGAACTCAAGCCCGGCCAGCTGCCGCATGCCTCGCCTTCGGTGCGCAAGTTCGCGCGCGAACTGGGCGTGGACCTGACGCGCGTGCAGGGCAGTGGCCAGAAGGGCCGCATCACGCAGGACGACGTACGTGGCTTCGTCAAGCAGGCCCTGGCCGGCGGCGCACCCGCCGCGGCTGGCGCGGCTGCCGGCGGCAATGTCGGCGGCTTGAACGTGCTGGCCTGGCCGCAGGTGGACTTCAGCAAGTTCGGTCCGATCGAAGCCAAGCCCTTGTCGCGCATCAAGAAGATTTCCGGCGCGAACCTGCACCGCAACTGGGTCATGATCCCGCACGTCACCAACAACGACGAAGCGGACATCACCGACCTGGAAGCGCTGCGCGTCACGCTGAACAAGGAGAACGAGAAGTCCGGCATCAAGGTCACCATGCTCGCCTTCCTGATCAAGGCGGTGGTCGCGGCGCTGAAGAAATTCCCGGAGTTCAATGCCTCGCTGGATGGCGACAACCTGGTGCTGAAGCAGTACTACCACATCGGTTTCGCCGCCGATACGCCCAACGGGCTCGTGGTGCCGGTGATCCGCGACGCCGACAAGAAAGGCATCCTGGACCTGGCCAAGGAAAGCTCGGACATGGCCAAGAAGGCGCGCGACGGCAAGCTGTCGCCCGCGGAAATGCAGGGCGGCTGCTTCTCGATCTCGTCGCTGGGCGGCATCGGCGGCACGCACTTCACGCCCATCATCAACGCCCCCGAAGTGGCCATCCTGGGCGTGTCGCGCTCGGAATTCAAGCCGGTATGGGACGGCAAGCAGTTCGTGCCGCGCCTGAAGCTGCCGCTGTCGCTGTCCTATGACCATCGCGTCATCGACGGCGCCGCCGCGGCCCGCTTCAATGCCTATCTGACCGCCTTGCTGGCCGACTTCCGCCGCATCGCGCTGTAA